ATGGCTAGTAGGGAGTAAAACCAACCTCGGGTCTGGTCTACCGCTTCCGCGATAAACTGAGCCGGATACTTAGCCTCAAACTCTTCCTTGTTCTCAAAGGGGTAATGCCACTGGGCGTACGGCATCGCGCCGGAGTCAAACCAGCAGTCGATAACTTCCGGAACCCGGGTCATTGTGCCGCCGCATTCACACTTGAGTTTGACTTCATCCATCATCGGCTTGTGCAGATCGACATCGTCCGGGACGTCGATCCCGTCCTGCCTCAATTGCTCAATAGATCCTACGGCTTTCTGTTTGCCACAATGTGGATCATCGCAGATCCAGATCGGCAATGGTGTGCCCCAGAATCGTTCACGCGACAAAGCCCAATCAACGTTGTTTTCCAGCCAGTTGAGCATACGTCCGGTACGGATTTCATCCGGATTCCAGTTGATGGCGTTGCTGTTCTTGATCAGCTGTTCTTTGAACTGGGTCGTTTTGAGATACCAGGACTGGCGCGCGATGTAGATCAACGGCGAATGACAACGCCAGCAGAACGGATAGTTGTGCTCGTAGATTTCTTTTTTGAATAACCGCCCGGCAATTTTAAGGTCCTTGATGATGATAGGGTCGGCATCCTTGATAAACATCCCGGCGTATGGCCCGGCAAAATCTTTGAAAATGCCATTGGCTTCGATAGCCTGAAAAACAGGAAGACCAAACTTCTGTCCGACTACATAGTCGTCGGCACCGAACCCGGGCGCAACATGAACAATCCCGCTGCCGTCTTCGAGGGTAACAAAATCGGCATTGATGACAAAATACGCTCCGTCGGCCTGATCCTTGAAAATATCGAATAACGGCAGGTATGGTCGTTTGAGAAAATCAGTCCCCTTGAAGCGCTGAAGTGCATTTTTTGGTTCACCGAATACTTTCTCGACCAACGCCTCCGCGAGTACCAATTTTTCACCCTCGTGTTCAACCAGAACATAATCGGCGTCCGGTTTCATACAAAGGGCAGCATTCGATGGCAGAGTCCAGGGGGTTGTTGTCCAGACCAGATAACTGAAATCAGCGTCCGTCGCCTTCACTTTGACGAAAATCGACGGATCTCTGACCTCTTCATAACCCTGGGCTACTTCATGGCTTGACAGACCGGTGCCGCATCGGGGACAGAAGGGAACCGTCTTGAAACCTTTGTACAGCAGATCGCGGTCGTGGAAATTCTTGAGAATCCACCAGACGGTCTCGACATACTCGTTTTTCAGTGTGACGTAGGCATCATCAAGATCAAGCCAGTAACCGATGCGACGGGTGATGTCATTCCACTCGTCGAGATATTTGAAAACCGATTCACGGCACTGTTTGTTGAACTCAGCAATGCCATATTTTACGATTTTGGCTTTCGAGTCGAGCTTGAGTTTTTTCTCGACTTCGATCTCCACCGGCAGACCGTGAGTGTCCCAACCTCCCTTGCGGTCTACCCTGAAGCCCTGCATGTACTTGTAGCGACAGATGAGATCCTTGACTGTGCGCGATATGACATGGTGAATCCCAGGCCGTCCGTTAGCTGTAGGAGGGCCTTCGTAAAATACGAAATGTGGTCTGTCTTTCGCGGCTTCCTGAGCCTTCTTGAAAGTCTGGTTCCTCTCCCAGCCGGCGATGATCTTTTCTTCGGCCTCAGGCAGCGAAAAGTTGTCTTTGAAGGTGTCGAATCTCATGTTTTTCAATCTCTTATGCGCGATCTAGTCGCGGCTGTATTGAACACTACTATAACCTAATAATTTACCTTCGTTGGCATTTTTTGTAAAGACTTTTCAAGCGTGAGACGGCGAAAGGTATTATGTCAACAGTGTCATTCTTGCGGGTTATAAGCCAACATCACGGAATCGCAGAATAGCATCTCCATGAGAAGATGCACGCAAAGAAAAACCCCCGCAGAGCGGGGGTTTTCATATTTGTATCGCAAATTCAAAAAACTACTTCACCAGTACCATCTTCCTGGTTTCGGTGTATGTATCGGTTTCGAATTTGTAAAAATAGACACCTGAAGCGAATCCGGAACCATCCCAGTCAGCAGTATATTTACCAGCTGACAACTCTTTGTCAACCAGCGTTTCTACTTCCTGTCCAAGGATATTGAAAACCGTGATATTCACATGCGCCAACGTGGGAACATCGAACTCAATTTCGGTTGTGGGGTTAAACGGATTCGGGTAATTCTGATTCAGGGCAAACTTATCCGGGAGGTCTCCCGCGGATGCTTCTGTTACATCGGTTTCCGCCTTGAATACATACCGCTCGTGATATGGCAAACGCAGAGTAGCTGGGTTTGTTGTTGTAATTGAGAACGCAAGCTCCGACCCTGCATTGAATTTCAAGGTATCTATTACAATCGAGTCGCCAGGCGACCAGTCCAGCGTGAACTCGTAAGTCGCCCAGAGACGGCGTACTGAGGCAGCGGGAATACCGGGAGAGAATATGGACGCTCCGCCAATGAGAGCCACCGAGCTGTCAT
This sequence is a window from Candidatus Zixiibacteriota bacterium. Protein-coding genes within it:
- a CDS encoding T9SS type A sorting domain-containing protein, whose protein sequence is MRNKLLIAVFLIAICTGSPAFAAQPLDDVLEVDTLEFVDFEVDTIGGTMVMEIWVFSDYHLSGATAGFTWRESSANLTLDTAYASALLITGFAEIGPFVYFDTSLTKSNDSSVALIGGASIFSPGIPAASVRRLWATYEFTLDWSPGDSIVIDTLKFNAGSELAFSITTTNPATLRLPYHERYVFKAETDVTEASAGDLPDKFALNQNYPNPFNPTTEIEFDVPTLAHVNITVFNILGQEVETLVDKELSAGKYTADWDGSGFASGVYFYKFETDTYTETRKMVLVK
- the ileS gene encoding isoleucine--tRNA ligase, which produces MRFDTFKDNFSLPEAEEKIIAGWERNQTFKKAQEAAKDRPHFVFYEGPPTANGRPGIHHVISRTVKDLICRYKYMQGFRVDRKGGWDTHGLPVEIEVEKKLKLDSKAKIVKYGIAEFNKQCRESVFKYLDEWNDITRRIGYWLDLDDAYVTLKNEYVETVWWILKNFHDRDLLYKGFKTVPFCPRCGTGLSSHEVAQGYEEVRDPSIFVKVKATDADFSYLVWTTTPWTLPSNAALCMKPDADYVLVEHEGEKLVLAEALVEKVFGEPKNALQRFKGTDFLKRPYLPLFDIFKDQADGAYFVINADFVTLEDGSGIVHVAPGFGADDYVVGQKFGLPVFQAIEANGIFKDFAGPYAGMFIKDADPIIIKDLKIAGRLFKKEIYEHNYPFCWRCHSPLIYIARQSWYLKTTQFKEQLIKNSNAINWNPDEIRTGRMLNWLENNVDWALSRERFWGTPLPIWICDDPHCGKQKAVGSIEQLRQDGIDVPDDVDLHKPMMDEVKLKCECGGTMTRVPEVIDCWFDSGAMPYAQWHYPFENKEEFEAKYPAQFIAEAVDQTRGWFYSLLAISTLLFDKTPFENVIVFEFILDKNGKKMSKSKGNVVDPFETVRDFGADPVRWYLLSTSNLWMPTKFDTASLQEVIRKYFDTLRNTYSFFALYANIDEVPERARETGQSIESYLEGKAGEPDRFDRWIVSRFNSLAGEVSAGLDKYEITVPVRAIQAYVIDELSNWYVRNNRRRFWAKGDDPSKMRAYLTLYRMLVGVCRLTAPVTPMVSEMIWRQLVGAELKTNGQELSVHLTTYPKPDQNLIDTDLEESMGLVERIVSLGRAARSRRNIKVRQPLSQLMVATPEGLSFDRLEEYLGIIKDELNVKTVASADDLDQYISYSAKLNFKKAGPRLGGKVKAAAPIVAGLDNDTVRTFDSAGKVEIEIDGDKVTLTKEEIDVNRDEKEGYAIESYGGVTVALATELSEELVAEGFARELVSKIQNMRKSSGFEVTDRINVLVSASDRLITAVGNWEDFVQRETLADSIRFADGETIDGSTEWNINGEKTVIAVSKV